The following coding sequences lie in one Metopolophium dirhodum isolate CAU chromosome 5, ASM1992520v1, whole genome shotgun sequence genomic window:
- the LOC132944374 gene encoding GATOR complex protein MIOS isoform X2, whose protein sequence is MFVSRGDVPKLEVQWSPVHKNKFITWGPDIRMYEVINTTISDGSKSSDTPKGLVLSSDAAANLLATSTNHRYVKCIDIYPKPESEIMLAIGHANGKVTFCTFGLATVNNTLAGLELGPNSRFSRQCNAIAWNPVNYNLLACGLDRHRSDQCVQVWDVEKSPLINAELSPGKPFFDYGTGETAHSLAWFNSSPHVLAVSCNSKNIRCIDIRDASKSTNVTQTRAVYGINIAVYNNNHIVSYCDNSIVLWDSRHLEKPVVTLTQSKSVSKVQWCPTRHNLLGSLQKDTMAISLHDMQQSMDEAEPSALERTVHPGQGNIHLASFSWHPTHENRLLAISQTGVLNDYFVFERMTLNWSTKSNIAWTYGQHNLKYISDKDLVYSSFEDISTTIKMRAFSQYGIKDFAENAKLVDDPIIKNVWNWLDLNRKVTRAGLVPTTPNVPFPGIKTVLGLDSGSPMPKSELKHVQWVDIQGTVKTYRSSARDNALFLCDWGIDRNNALHISALLRKLENENSHTRAASIAIFNLRMRDAIETLNKGANQQPNLSMIAMALSGYSPDKYSMWRELCSRTREKLTDPYLRAAFAFLTSETESHDAVLNEVGIPLEDRIAFASIFLSDIKLTEYINTITDKLLDQGNLTAIFLTGSSPDVVPLLQRYLDSTGDIQTVCILVLKTIPSEIVHENAAMMSWINSYREMLNQWRMWHIRAKFDIALKAVKPPPQNVFLSCNYCGKNICPAADEKEKENEKETKVLKVKDQTENGSNNFKVCFQENGHSQKYLLV, encoded by the exons ATGTTTGTTTCCCg AGGAGATGTACCAAAACTGGAAGTACAATGGTCTCCTgtacataaaaataagtttattacGTGGGGCCCTGACATTCGAATGTATGAAGTAATAAACACCACCATTTCTGATGGTTCTAAAAGTAGTGACACTCCAaaag GTTTGGTTTTGTCTTCTGATGCAGCAGCTAATTTGTTAGCAACAAGTACAAACCACCGTTATGTTAAATGCATTGATATATATCCAAAACCAGAATCTGAAATTATGCTGGCTATTGGACATGCTAATGGCAAAGTGACTTTTTGTACATTTGGTTTGGCAACGGTGAATAATACATTAGCTGGACTTGAATTAGGACCaa ATTCACGCTTTTCTCGTCAATGTAATGCAATAGCATGGAAtccagttaattataatttgttagcTTGTGGTTTAGATAGACATCGTTCTGATCAATGTGTTCAAGTGTGGGATGTAGAAAAAAGTCCTTTAATTAATGCTGAATTATCACCAGGAAAACCATTCTTTGATTATGGAACGGGAGAAACTGCTCATTCTTTAGCTTGGTTTAATTCATCTCCTCATGTTTTAGCCGTTAGTTGTAATAGTAAAAACATTCGTTGCATTGATATTAgag aTGCATCTAAATCAACAAATGTTACTCAAACTAGAGCAGTATATGGTATTAATATAGCAGTATATAACAATAACCATATTGTTTCATATTGTGATAATAGTATAGTTTTGTGGGACTCTAGGCATTTAGAAAAACCTGTTGTAACTTTAACACAGAGTAAAAGTGTTTCTAAAGTTCAATGGTGTCCGACAAG gcATAATTTATTAGGGTCTTTACAAAAAGACACTATGGCAATAAGCTTACATGATATGCAACAAAGCATGGATGAAGCTGAACCTTCTGCTTTAGAGAGAACTGTACATCCTGGACAAGGCAACATACATTTAGCTTCATTTTCATGGCATCCAACTCATGAAAATAGACTACTAGCTATTTCTCAAACTG gtgtcttaaatgattattttgtatttgagaGAATGACTTTGAATTGGTCCACTAAATCAAATATTGCTTGGACATATGGGCAGCATAATCTTAAATATATAAGTGACAAAGACTTAGTTTATTCTTCATTTGAAGATATATCAACTACTATTAAAATGCGTGCGTTTTCACAATATGGCATTAaa GACTTTGCCGAGAACGCTAAACTTGTAGATGATCccatcataaaaaatgtatggaatTGGTTGGATTTAAATAGAAAAGTTACTAGGGCTGGTCTAGTACCTACAACTCCAAACGTACCATTTCCAGGAATAAA aactgTTCTAGGTTTAGATTCTGGATCTCCTATGCCTAAATCAGAATTAAAGCATGTTCAGTGGGTTGATATCCAGGGCACAGTAAAAACTTATCG GAGTTCAGCCAGAgataatgcattatttttatgtgaTTGGGGAATCGATCGTAACAATGCATTACATATATCTGCTCTGCtaagaaaattagaaaatgaaaattctCATACTAGAGCAGCTTCTAtagcaatttttaatttaagaatgcGTGATGCAATTGAAACGTTGAATAAAGGCGCAAATCAACAACCCAATTTAAGCATGATAGCAATGGCCTTATCAG gtTATAGTCCTGATAAATATAGTATGTGGCGTGAATTATGTTCTAGAACTAGAGAAAAATTAACAGATCCGTATTTGAGAGCAGCATTTGCTTTTCTAACATCAGAAACAGAATCACATGATGCTGTCCtg aatgaAGTTGGTATACCATTAGAAGATAGAATTGCATttgcttcaatttttttatcagatataaaattaacagaatatattaatacaattacagATAAATTGTTAGATCAAGGCAATTTAACAGCAATTTTTTTAACag ggtcATCTCCAGATGTAGTTCCATTACTACAAAGATATTTAGATAGTACAGGAGATATTCAGACAGTttgtatattagttttaaagACAATCCCTAGTGAAATTGTTCATGAAAATGCAGCTATGATGAGTTGGATCAATag ttacCGAGAAATGTTAAACCAATGGCGAATGTGGCACATACGAGCCAAATTTGACATAGCCCTTAAAGCAGTAAAACCTCCAccccaaaatgtatttttatcctGCAATTACTGTGGAAAAAATATCTGTCCAGCAGCtgatgaaaaagaaaaagaaaatgaaaaagaaaCAAAAGTTCTAAAAGTAAAAGACCAAACAGAAAATGGATCAAATAATTTCAAAGTATGTTTCCAGGAAAATGGTCAttcccaaaaatatttattagtttga
- the LOC132944373 gene encoding E3 ubiquitin-protein ligase HECW2-like — MTCIARYTQPVNGTSKRSAMWLVDFPHCSSMNEGYGKFFCFRYCSGLSCLAESQPVDLDSVYKLAADSNENAKQSKVCENCTETCENSEKLTQSGTKIIETKVDVHVQHVDKKLPVAENNDYLKIWSDTPVPDSPPPPLPPRTYKHKPLERTWAMPPTTNIPLEALRQLKPKGLMDSSDFTNVSPIVESKAHRPLTRASSRAGDHVNMKCSVQKTLSNDNREHSRFMMLTDENRKPRRSESRRDTTLPPDWEARMDSHGRIFYIDHLNRTTTWHRPSRQNCDMHYYQQRQQLDRRYQSIRRTISQEPECNTLSRTDSLRLDSSKTKFRDNASIALQFISKKEFPTLLQQNQRALALYNSSSSLKYIVPKIRNHPSLFQRYQSHSDLVGLLNLFANTRITLPRGWTSKTDAAGKVFFMDHTTKMTTFIDPRLPLNDLSVPLPSTSQEPPIPPPRPTITHIDSMLCDTVDIPTAYNEKVVAFIRQPNILEILAERYPQLSTDQNLKDKINQIRIDGIPSLDTFGNELELNILLSLFENEIMSYVPVRVRDSRVSPQQSPIMNRANRTVPPFKRDFEAKLRNFYKKLETKGYGQGPGKLKIDVRRDHLLQDAYNKIMSMPKKDLQKCKLSAQFDNEEGLDYGGPSREFFFLISRELFNPYYGLFEYSANDTYTVQISPMSAAFVNNKEDWFRFSGRVLGLALVHQYLLDAFFTRPFYKTLLKLPMSLSDLESVDREFHQSLCWVQERDISGEMLDLTFSVTEEVFGQTVEKELKPGGQRIFVTDKNKKEYIDKIVKWRLERGVTEQTGALVQGFYDVVDPRLVSVFDAQELELVIAGTVEIDLSDWRNNTEYRSGYHDGHQVIRWFWSSIEQFTNEQRLRLLQFVTGTSSIPYEGFSALRGSNSPRKFCIEKWGKANSLPRAHTCFNRLDLPPYTTQNILCEKLLLAIDESNTFGME, encoded by the exons ATGACCTGTATAGCTCGATATACACAACCTGTCAATGGCACGTCAAAAAGAAGTGCAATGTGGTTAGTTGATTTTCCACACTGCTcatccatgaatgaag GATATGGGAAATTCTTTTGCTTCCGTTACTGCAGCGGCTTGTCTTGTCTGGCTGAATCACAGCCGGTTGACCTTGACTCTGTGTATAAGTTAGCAGCAGACAGTAACGAGAATGCTAAACAGTCTAAAGTGTGTGAAAACTGTACAGAAACATgtgaaaattcagaaaaattaacacaatctggaactaaaattattgaaactaaaGTTGATGTTCATGTTCAACATGTTGATAAAAAACTCCCAGTTGCTGAAAACAATGATTACCTTAAAATCTGGTCGGATACTCCTGTTCCAGATTCCCCTCCTCCACCTCTGCCACCGCGAACCTACAAACATAAACCATTAGAAAGAACTTGGGCGATGCCACCAACTACTAATATCCCATTAGAAGCCTTACGCCAGTTAAAACCAAAAGGTCTAATGGATAGTTCTGATTTTACCAATGTTTCTCCTATTGTTGAGTCTAAGGCACATAGGCCTTTAACTAGAGCTTCTAGTCGAGCTGGAGATCATGTTAACATGAAGTGTTCTGTTCAAAAAACATTATCAAATGATAATAGAGAACATTCAAGATTTATGATGTTAACCGATGAAAATAGAAAGCCAAGAAGATCAGAAAGTAGAAGAGACACTACACTTCCACCAG attGGGAAGCTCGAATGGATAGTCATGGTAGAATATTTTACATTGACCATCTTAATCGAACTACTACTTGGCATCGTCCTTCTCGGCAAAATTGTGATATGCATTATTATCAACAAAGACAACAATTAGACAGAAG gtaCCAAAGTATACGTAGAACTATTTCACAAGAACCAGAATGTAATACATTATCTAGAACCGATTCATTAAGATTAGATTCATCTAAAACTAAATTTAGAGATAATGCAAGTATAGCATTACAGTTTATTAGTAAAAAAGAATTTCCAACTTTATTGCAGCAAAATCAA agagCTTTAGCACTTTATAATAGTTCATCATCGCTTAAATATATTGTGCCTAAAATTCGAAATCATCCATCATTATTTCAACGGTATCAAAGTCATAGTGATTTGGTTGgccttttaaatttgtttgccAATACAAGAATTACCCTTCCTAGAGGATGGACATCAAAAACTGATGCTGCTGGAAAG GTATTTTTCATGGACCATACCACAAAAATGACTACTTTTATTGACCCGCGTTTACCATTAAATGATCTTTCTGTGCCATTGCCATCTACATCTCAAGAACCTCCAATACCTCCCCCTCGCCCAACTATTACACACATTGATAGCATGCTTTGTGATACAGTGGATATACCAACTGCCTACAATGAAAAAGTGGTAGCTTTTATACGCCAACCAAATATACTGGAGATATTAGCTGAACGGTATCCACAATTATCTACTGACCAAAatctaaaagataaaataaaccaaattagAATTGATGGTATTCCATCTCTAGATACATTTGGGAATGAACTAGAACTCAATATTTTGTTAAG tctaTTTGAGAATGAGATAATGAGTTACGTACCAGTAAGAGTCAGAGACTCAAGAGTATCTCCTCAACAATCGCCCATAATGAATAGGGCAAATAGAACAGTTCCTCCATTCAAAAGAGATTTTGAAGCAAAACTTAGGAACTTCtacaaaaaattggaaactaaagGATATGGACAAGGACCAGGAAAACTTAA GATTGATGTACGGCGAGATCATCTACTTCAAGatgcatacaataaaataatgagcATGCCTAAAAaagatttacaaaaatgtaaactatCTGCACAGTTTGATAATGAAGAAGGACTTGATTATGGTGGACCATCTAGAGAATTCTTCTTTTTGATATCCAGAGAATTGTTCAATCCTTATTACGGCCTTTTTGAATATTCGGCTAATGATACTTACACTGTTCAAATATCGCCTATGTCGGCGgcatttgttaataataaagaagACTGGTTTAGATTTAGCGGACGAGTTTTAGGTTTAGCATTAGTCCACCAATATCTATTGGATGCATTTTTTACTCGGCCATTCTACAAAACTCTATTAAAGCT ACCTATGAGTTTGAGCGACTTAGAATCTGTTGACCGAGAATTCCACCAATCGTTATGTTGGGTACAAGAAAGAGATATATCAGGAGAAATGTTGGACCTCACATTTTCAGTTACTGAAGAAGTATTTGGTCAAACAGTTGAAAAAGAGTTAAAACCTGGAGGCCAACGCATTTTTGtcacagataaaaataaaaag GAGTACATagacaaaatagtaaaatggcGGTTGGAACGTGGTGTTACTGAACAGACGGGAGCTCTGGTTCAAGGATTTTATGATGTAGTTGATCCACGATTAGTATCAGTCTTTGATGCTCAAGAATTAGAACTAGTCATTGCCGGAACTGTTGAAATAGATTTATCTGACTGGAGAAATAACACAGAATATAGATCAG gtTACCACGATGGACATCAAGTTATTAGATGGTTTTGGTCTTCAATAGAACAGTTTACTAATGAGCAAAGGTTAAGACTACTTCAGTTTGTAACTGGTACATCTAGTATACCATATGAAGGATTCTCTGCTCTTCGTGGATCTAATAGTCCTAGAAAGTTTTGTATTGAAAAATGGGGCAAAGCCAACAGTTTACCaag ggcACATACGTGTTTCAATCGTCTTGATTTACCACCATACACTACTCAAAACATACTTTGCGAAAAACTCTTGTTAGCTATAGATGAAAGTAATACATTTGGAATGGAGTAA
- the LOC132944374 gene encoding GATOR complex protein MIOS isoform X1: MFVSRGDVPKLEVQWSPVHKNKFITWGPDIRMYEVINTTISDGSKSSDTPKGLVLSSDAAANLLATSTNHRYVKCIDIYPKPESEIMLAIGHANGKVTFCTFGLATVNNTLAGLELGPNSRFSRQCNAIAWNPVNYNLLACGLDRHRSDQCVQVWDVEKSPLINAELSPGKPFFDYGTGETAHSLAWFNSSPHVLAVSCNSKNIRCIDIRDASKSTNVTQTRAVYGINIAVYNNNHIVSYCDNSIVLWDSRHLEKPVVTLTQSKSVSKVQWCPTRHNLLGSLQKDTMAISLHDMQQSMDEAEPSALERTVHPGQGNIHLASFSWHPTHENRLLAISQTGVLNDYFVFERMTLNWSTKSNIAWTYGQHNLKYISDKDLVYSSFEDISTTIKMRAFSQYGIKDFAENAKLVDDPIIKNVWNWLDLNRKVTRAGLVPTTPNVPFPGIKTVLGLDSGSPMPKSELKHVQWVDIQGTVKTYRSSARDNALFLCDWGIDRNNALHISALLRKLENENSHTRAASIAIFNLRMRDAIETLNKGANQQPNLSMIAMALSGYSPDKYSMWRELCSRTREKLTDPYLRAAFAFLTSETESHDAVLNEVGIPLEDRIAFASIFLSDIKLTEYINTITDKLLDQGNLTAIFLTGSSPDVVPLLQRYLDSTGDIQTVCILVLKTIPSEIVHENAAMMSWINSYREMLNQWRMWHIRAKFDIALKAVKPPPQNVFLSCNYCGKNICPAADEKEKENEKETKVLKVKDQTENGSNNFKFTSCPNCQSPLPRCALCLAHLGTASAKVPLRKTSGKQLTSNSSYVLTGQSVNSFSYWFSWCPTCNHGGHSNHISDWFKNHLECPVADCVCRCYSLDSTSRYCSV, translated from the exons ATGTTTGTTTCCCg AGGAGATGTACCAAAACTGGAAGTACAATGGTCTCCTgtacataaaaataagtttattacGTGGGGCCCTGACATTCGAATGTATGAAGTAATAAACACCACCATTTCTGATGGTTCTAAAAGTAGTGACACTCCAaaag GTTTGGTTTTGTCTTCTGATGCAGCAGCTAATTTGTTAGCAACAAGTACAAACCACCGTTATGTTAAATGCATTGATATATATCCAAAACCAGAATCTGAAATTATGCTGGCTATTGGACATGCTAATGGCAAAGTGACTTTTTGTACATTTGGTTTGGCAACGGTGAATAATACATTAGCTGGACTTGAATTAGGACCaa ATTCACGCTTTTCTCGTCAATGTAATGCAATAGCATGGAAtccagttaattataatttgttagcTTGTGGTTTAGATAGACATCGTTCTGATCAATGTGTTCAAGTGTGGGATGTAGAAAAAAGTCCTTTAATTAATGCTGAATTATCACCAGGAAAACCATTCTTTGATTATGGAACGGGAGAAACTGCTCATTCTTTAGCTTGGTTTAATTCATCTCCTCATGTTTTAGCCGTTAGTTGTAATAGTAAAAACATTCGTTGCATTGATATTAgag aTGCATCTAAATCAACAAATGTTACTCAAACTAGAGCAGTATATGGTATTAATATAGCAGTATATAACAATAACCATATTGTTTCATATTGTGATAATAGTATAGTTTTGTGGGACTCTAGGCATTTAGAAAAACCTGTTGTAACTTTAACACAGAGTAAAAGTGTTTCTAAAGTTCAATGGTGTCCGACAAG gcATAATTTATTAGGGTCTTTACAAAAAGACACTATGGCAATAAGCTTACATGATATGCAACAAAGCATGGATGAAGCTGAACCTTCTGCTTTAGAGAGAACTGTACATCCTGGACAAGGCAACATACATTTAGCTTCATTTTCATGGCATCCAACTCATGAAAATAGACTACTAGCTATTTCTCAAACTG gtgtcttaaatgattattttgtatttgagaGAATGACTTTGAATTGGTCCACTAAATCAAATATTGCTTGGACATATGGGCAGCATAATCTTAAATATATAAGTGACAAAGACTTAGTTTATTCTTCATTTGAAGATATATCAACTACTATTAAAATGCGTGCGTTTTCACAATATGGCATTAaa GACTTTGCCGAGAACGCTAAACTTGTAGATGATCccatcataaaaaatgtatggaatTGGTTGGATTTAAATAGAAAAGTTACTAGGGCTGGTCTAGTACCTACAACTCCAAACGTACCATTTCCAGGAATAAA aactgTTCTAGGTTTAGATTCTGGATCTCCTATGCCTAAATCAGAATTAAAGCATGTTCAGTGGGTTGATATCCAGGGCACAGTAAAAACTTATCG GAGTTCAGCCAGAgataatgcattatttttatgtgaTTGGGGAATCGATCGTAACAATGCATTACATATATCTGCTCTGCtaagaaaattagaaaatgaaaattctCATACTAGAGCAGCTTCTAtagcaatttttaatttaagaatgcGTGATGCAATTGAAACGTTGAATAAAGGCGCAAATCAACAACCCAATTTAAGCATGATAGCAATGGCCTTATCAG gtTATAGTCCTGATAAATATAGTATGTGGCGTGAATTATGTTCTAGAACTAGAGAAAAATTAACAGATCCGTATTTGAGAGCAGCATTTGCTTTTCTAACATCAGAAACAGAATCACATGATGCTGTCCtg aatgaAGTTGGTATACCATTAGAAGATAGAATTGCATttgcttcaatttttttatcagatataaaattaacagaatatattaatacaattacagATAAATTGTTAGATCAAGGCAATTTAACAGCAATTTTTTTAACag ggtcATCTCCAGATGTAGTTCCATTACTACAAAGATATTTAGATAGTACAGGAGATATTCAGACAGTttgtatattagttttaaagACAATCCCTAGTGAAATTGTTCATGAAAATGCAGCTATGATGAGTTGGATCAATag ttacCGAGAAATGTTAAACCAATGGCGAATGTGGCACATACGAGCCAAATTTGACATAGCCCTTAAAGCAGTAAAACCTCCAccccaaaatgtatttttatcctGCAATTACTGTGGAAAAAATATCTGTCCAGCAGCtgatgaaaaagaaaaagaaaatgaaaaagaaaCAAAAGTTCTAAAAGTAAAAGACCAAACAGAAAATGGATCAAATAATTTCAAA tttACATCATGCCCTAATTGTCAAAGTCCGCTGCCTCGGTGTGCACTATGTCTTGCACATTTAGGCACTGCCAGCGCCAAGGTACCATTAAGAAAAACATCTGGCAAACAATTAACATCCAACAGTTCATATGTATTAACTGGGCAAAGTGTTAATAGTTTTTCGTATTGGTTTTCGTGGTGCCCTACGTGTAATCATGGAGGTCATTCTAATCATATCAGTGACTggtttaa GAATCACTTGGAATGTCCAGTCGCTGATTGTGTTTGTCGATGTTATTCTTTGGATTCAACAAGTCGCTATTGTTCTGTATAG
- the LOC132944375 gene encoding B-box type zinc finger protein ncl-1-like, giving the protein MDTSSLDSSNDFLIEDETNLEVNICNICKNEYMCPRVLNCLHVFCEKCILQLVNVNSMFSVLNIICPTCSQPTTTQLNRGTLTLPQDYVTRDILEVERLKTHRLVCKSCRDNKEATHKCITCCNFLCSSCESMHKMLVTPGQYHYMVSIDEMIQSAQDKTALHKMVLCEKHNNEQMVYYCNTCNELACTKCLNIPSPRTCQHSYDSLSNAYKKYGTELEYLVRESKNVMKNVSTLPATLEKALDNLQTSHDHVKSNVEETFHSFKAILETCKNEVLVQLKSSQKQQELKIMDKFEEVKKITDNIGGVQQFATRLLENGSESEIMALKKLIFTQMLQLFSQIPDVDVDAKLLYSPDISGFENHCRKYFGQIETEHGMNVAVAPISPPTPRTNFLTGRVFPPPMLSPMVESQIFDLNLARLCSLNVDDNPILSTMSSPDSLGDLLNTTTSLDGSFALNNLQALAKLDNLNINNNNNNMLQSLMSPLALNQSGLDPFSVGSVSSLSSPTTTLSPDIYGVATNSSWYSKERRAPPTRPKRHSSRPSMDIVAKFGQMGSGLGQFHSPHGFCLSPTEDIVVADTHNHRIQVFEKDGTYKTEFGREGKEDGYLFYPRKVVFLNHNQIVVCDRGSDRSRVQIFEYPTGKFIKKIQVQFIEIVAGVAVTANGHLALVDSVHPTVFVLNVNEDNGIMKWFDCASYMEEPSDIIVRDDDYYVCDFKGHSIVVFNDEGVCLRRIGGEYITSFPNGIDISENGEILVGDSHGNRFHVAVFSHDGTHLTDLECPYIKVSRCCGLKITSGGHIVTLAKNNHHVLVLNATV; this is encoded by the exons aTGGATACTTCATCTTTAGATTCAAGTAATGACTTTTTGATTGAAGATGAAACTAATCTGGAGGTTAACATTTGTAACATTTGCAA AAATGAGTACATGTGCCCGAGGGTTCTCAACTGTTTGCATGTATTTTGTGAAAAATGCATCTTACAACTCGTAAATGTTAACTCAATGTTTAGtgttcttaatataatatgtcctaCATGCAGTCAACCAACAact acTCAATTAAATCGTGGCACTTTGACATTACCCCAAGATTATGTGACTAGGGATATTCTTGAAGTTGAAAGGTTGAAAACCCATAGACTAGTTTGCAAATCTTGTAGAGATAATAAAGAAGCAACTCATAAATGTATTACTTGCTGCAATTTTTTGTGTTCTAGTTGTGAGAGTATGCACAAG atgcTTGTAACACCAGGGCAATATCACTATATGGTTTCTATCGATGAAATGATTCAAAGTGCTCAGGATAAAACTGCTCTACATAAAATGGTTTTGTGTGAAAAACACAATAATGAACAAATGGTGTACTATTGTAACACTTgtaat gAGTTGGCTTGTACTAAATGTCTCAATATACCTTCTCCGAGGACATGTCAACATAGTTATGATAGTCTTTCcaatgcttacaaaaaatatgGAACAGAGTTAGAGTATCTAGTGCGcgaaagtaaaaatgttatgaaaaatgTTTCTACTTTGCCAGCTACTTTAGAAAAAGCATTGGATAATTTACAAACTTCTCATGATCATGTAAAATCAAACGTGGAAGAAACTTTTCat agttTTAAAGCTATATTAGAGACTTGTAAAAATGAGGTATTGGTGCAGCTTAAATCCTCCCAAAAACAACAAGAATTAAAGATTATGGACAAATTTGAaga GGTGAAGAAAATCACAGACAACATTGGTGGAGTACAACAATTTGCCACACGTCTATTAGAAAATGGAAGTGAATCTGAAATTatggcattaaaaaaattaatttttactcagATGCTTCAGTTATTTAGTCAAATACCAGATGTTGATGTAGATGCTAAGCTTTTGTATTCTCCTGATATTAGTGGTTTTGAAAATCATTGCCGA aaatattttggtCAAATTGAAACAGAACACGGGATGAATGTGGCAGTTGCACCTATCTCTCCGCCTACTCCAAGAACCAATTTTTTAACTGGCCGTGTCTTTCCTCCGCCTATGTTGTCACCTATGGTCGAATCGcagatatttgatttaaatttggcTCGCTTATGTTCATTAAATGTTGATGATAATCCTATTTTATCAACAATGTCATCCCCTGATTCATTGGGTGATTTATTGAATACAACAACTAGTTTGGATGGTAGTTTtgctttaaacaatttacaggCACTTGCTAAACTGGATAATTTGAAcatcaacaataacaataata ATATGCTTCAAAGCCTGATGAGTCCATTAGCTTTGAATCAATCTGGCTTAGACCCATTTTCAGTAGGTAGTGTGTCATCTCTGAGTTCTCCTACAACTACTTTATCTCCTG atatttatggAGTAGCTACTAATTCAAGTTGGTACAGCAAAGAAAGAAGAGCTCCACCAACGCGGCCAAAACGTCATTCTAGTAGGCCTAGTATGGATATAGTAGCAAAATTTGGTCAAATGGGTAGTGGTCTTGGACAATTCCATTCACCTCATGGTTTTTGTCTTAGTCCTACTGAAGATATTGTTGTTGCTGATACGCACAATCACCGTATTCAG gtatttgaaaaaGATGGTACTTATAAGACTGAATTTGGCAGAGAAGGGAAAGAGGATGGATACTTATTTTATCCTAGAAAAGTGGTTTTCTTAAACCATAATCAAATAGTTGTTTGTGATCGTGGTTCTGATCGATCCAGAgtacaaatatttgaatatcctacaggtaaatttataaaaaagattCAGGTccaatttattgaaattgtgGCTGGAGTGGCTGTGACTGCAAATGGACATCTTGCACTGGTTGATAGTGTACACCCAAcagtatttgttttaaatgtaaatgaaGATAACGGCATCATGAAATGGTTTGATTGTGCTTCATATATGGAAGAACCATCAGACATTATTGTCAGAG atgacGATTATTATGTTTGTGATTTCAAAGGACACTCAATTGTAGTGTTTAATGATGAAGGTGTATGTTTAAGACGTATTGGGGGTGAATACATCACTAGTTTTCCAAATGGCATAGACATATCAGAAAATGGAGAAATATTAGTTGGAGATTCTCATGGCAATCGTTTCCATGTTGCAGTTTTTTCTCATGATGGCACTCATTTAACAGATTTAGAGTGTCCTTATATTAAA